CCCACTTTGCACTGATTGTTCTCGTCGTGTACTTTAAGCTTGCTTGTTTTATTAACAGTCTTGCCGTAAAGCGGATGCTTAACCTTTGTCTTAATAGCTATGACAATTGTTTTATCCATTTTATCGCTTACGACAACACCGATTCTGGTCTTTCTGTTTCCTCTTTGTTCAGACATCTAAGGGTCCTCCTTTTCTTACTCG
The sequence above is drawn from the Eubacteriales bacterium genome and encodes:
- the rpsQ gene encoding 30S ribosomal protein S17, which codes for MSEQRGNRKTRIGVVVSDKMDKTIVIAIKTKVKHPLYGKTVNKTSKLKVHDENNQCKVGDIVKIMETRPLSREKRWRLVEVLEQAK